The Gemmata palustris genome includes a region encoding these proteins:
- a CDS encoding DUF4007 family protein, with protein MGLATQYQFSGHETFPFRYPWLKKGFDAVRGDAGVFVRDDAITTLGVGKNMVRSIRHWCLAAGVLVDSERDGLRPSQFGDALLSDDGLDPYLEDPASLWLIHWQIATNRYRSTTWFWAFSHFHEPEFTREALTSALFRWTQTLSGKQVAESSVKRDVEVFLRTYAPSRQGRGDLAEDSLDCPLVDLGLIVQPGGGQTFQFRRGRQQSLPDGVLLYATLAFWEATAPQAGTLAIADIARHPASPGRVFKIDESSLVERLEGVERLTGGALSFGETAGLRQLYRREKMDAQDALARAFAIGGRT; from the coding sequence ATGGGATTAGCGACGCAGTACCAGTTCTCGGGGCACGAAACGTTCCCCTTCCGCTACCCGTGGCTCAAGAAGGGCTTTGACGCCGTTCGGGGCGACGCGGGCGTGTTCGTGCGCGACGACGCGATCACCACCCTCGGCGTCGGAAAGAATATGGTACGATCCATCCGGCATTGGTGCCTGGCCGCCGGGGTGTTGGTGGACTCCGAGCGCGACGGCCTGCGCCCCTCGCAGTTCGGGGATGCCCTGCTTTCCGACGACGGGTTAGACCCGTACCTCGAAGACCCGGCGAGCCTCTGGCTGATCCACTGGCAGATCGCCACCAACCGCTACCGCAGCACGACCTGGTTCTGGGCGTTCAGCCACTTCCACGAGCCGGAGTTCACACGCGAGGCACTGACCTCGGCATTGTTCCGCTGGACGCAGACCTTGTCTGGCAAGCAGGTCGCCGAAAGCTCCGTCAAGCGGGATGTCGAGGTGTTCCTCCGCACCTACGCGCCGTCGCGGCAGGGCCGGGGCGACCTGGCCGAGGACTCACTCGACTGCCCGCTGGTTGACCTCGGACTCATCGTGCAGCCCGGAGGCGGCCAAACGTTCCAGTTCCGGCGGGGCCGCCAGCAGTCTCTCCCCGACGGGGTGCTGCTGTACGCGACGCTCGCGTTCTGGGAAGCCACCGCTCCGCAGGCCGGGACATTGGCCATTGCCGACATCGCCCGCCATCCCGCCAGCCCCGGCCGGGTGTTCAAGATCGACGAGTCGTCGCTGGTCGAACGGCTCGAAGGGGTCGAGCGCCTGACCGGGGGGGCGCTTTCCTTCGGTGAGACGGCGGGGCTGCGGCAGTTATACCGGCGGGAAAAGATGGACGCACAGGATGCGCTTGCGAGAGCTTTCGCCATCGGAGGGAGGACATGA
- a CDS encoding DNA phosphorothioation-associated putative methyltransferase: MLPGPIQRHKTAIRRGDFSRPVKCLLRDGLVAAGVTFFDYGCGRGEDLELLAGDGVPCSGWDPAHRPDGARAEADVVNLGYVLNVIEDTRERAETLRAAWGLCRKVLAVSAQVLVAGRGKNPVEFGDGVLTSRNTFQKFFEQSELKAYLEAELGTEAIPAGIGTFYLFRDEERRQAFLANRYRRREIVPRRRIAELRTEEIRQALEPFMEVIAGLGRVPDTDEFPGAAALVERFGSLKRAFAAVQRLTGTEAWDDIARRRREDILVYLALSRFRKRPAISLLPLTLQRDMKAFFGAYTKACAEADALLFKAGDAAAIDEACKRATVGKLLPDDLYVHQSAIDSLEPLLRIYEGCGRAYLGEVEGANLIKIHRRTGKLSYLIYPEFESDPHPALLRCVKLNLRTRQIECYDYAESSNPPVLHRKETFLHPDHKLRAKFAKLTEQEEKQGLLEDASGIGTRDGWARRLTEKGFALKGHKLVKSRPDATVGRPEAD, from the coding sequence ATGCTGCCGGGTCCGATCCAGCGTCACAAAACGGCCATCCGGCGCGGGGACTTCTCCCGGCCGGTAAAGTGTTTGCTCCGTGACGGTCTTGTGGCCGCAGGGGTTACTTTCTTCGACTACGGCTGCGGAAGGGGTGAAGACCTCGAACTGCTCGCGGGCGACGGCGTTCCGTGCTCCGGCTGGGACCCGGCGCACCGTCCGGACGGTGCAAGAGCAGAAGCCGATGTGGTGAACCTCGGCTACGTCCTGAACGTGATCGAGGACACGCGGGAACGGGCCGAAACGCTGCGGGCGGCGTGGGGGTTGTGCCGGAAGGTACTGGCGGTGTCCGCGCAGGTACTGGTGGCCGGGCGGGGTAAGAATCCGGTGGAGTTCGGCGACGGTGTGCTGACGAGCCGGAACACGTTCCAAAAGTTCTTCGAGCAGAGTGAGCTGAAGGCGTACCTCGAAGCCGAGTTGGGGACGGAAGCCATCCCGGCGGGCATCGGCACGTTCTACCTGTTCCGCGACGAGGAGAGGCGGCAGGCGTTCCTCGCCAACCGGTACCGCAGGCGGGAGATCGTTCCACGCCGCCGCATCGCGGAACTGCGGACGGAGGAGATCCGGCAGGCGCTCGAACCGTTCATGGAGGTCATCGCCGGGCTGGGCCGGGTGCCCGACACGGACGAGTTCCCCGGAGCGGCGGCGCTGGTCGAGCGGTTCGGTTCGTTGAAGCGGGCGTTCGCGGCCGTGCAGCGGCTCACCGGAACGGAAGCGTGGGACGACATTGCCCGCCGCCGCCGGGAGGACATCCTGGTGTACCTCGCCCTCTCGCGGTTCCGCAAGCGCCCTGCGATTTCCCTCCTGCCCCTCACGCTGCAGCGGGACATGAAGGCCTTCTTCGGGGCGTACACGAAGGCGTGCGCCGAAGCCGACGCGTTACTGTTCAAAGCGGGCGACGCGGCGGCCATTGACGAGGCGTGCAAGCGGGCCACGGTCGGCAAGCTGCTTCCGGACGACCTGTACGTCCATCAATCAGCGATCGATTCGCTGGAGCCGCTACTTCGAATCTACGAGGGCTGCGGCCGAGCATACCTCGGCGAGGTAGAGGGCGCGAACCTCATCAAGATTCACCGCCGAACTGGGAAACTGTCGTACCTGATATATCCAGAGTTCGAGTCCGACCCGCACCCGGCGCTGCTGCGCTGCGTGAAGCTGAACCTGCGAACCAGGCAGATCGAGTGCTACGACTACGCGGAAAGCTCGAATCCGCCGGTGCTGCACCGGAAAGAAACATTCCTGCATCCTGACCACAAGCTGAGGGCGAAGTTCGCCAAGCTGACCGAGCAGGAGGAGAAGCAAGGGCTGCTGGAGGACGCATCCGGCATCGGAACGCGGGACGGGTGGGCGAGGCGCCTGACAGAGAAAGGGTTCGCGCTAAAGGGGCACAAGCTGGTGAAGTCCCGCCCCGATGCTACTGTGGGCAGACCTGAGGCGGATTGA
- a CDS encoding TerD family protein produces the protein MTDTVSMSKGESISLTKKAPGLTKVFAGAGWDVKKAGATMDLDLAAFMLDANGKLSGKGYFVYFGNKASACGSVASQGDNLTGAGDGDDEVVDVNLATVPTGIQEILFVASIYQAAQKGQSLKDLDNAFIRIVNAENQQELAKYDITQIAATGASFVLGKLVREGADWNFVAIGESDAGELGALATRFGLAVAA, from the coding sequence ATGACCGATACCGTTTCAATGTCAAAGGGCGAAAGCATCTCCCTCACCAAGAAAGCCCCCGGCCTGACGAAGGTCTTCGCCGGTGCTGGCTGGGACGTCAAGAAGGCCGGCGCCACTATGGACCTCGACCTCGCGGCGTTCATGCTCGACGCCAACGGCAAGCTCTCTGGCAAGGGCTACTTCGTGTACTTCGGCAACAAGGCGTCCGCCTGCGGCTCCGTTGCGAGCCAGGGCGACAACCTGACCGGCGCGGGCGACGGTGACGACGAGGTGGTCGATGTCAACCTGGCCACCGTTCCGACGGGCATTCAGGAAATCCTGTTCGTGGCCTCCATCTATCAGGCTGCCCAGAAAGGCCAGAGCCTCAAGGATCTCGACAACGCGTTCATCCGCATCGTTAACGCCGAGAACCAGCAAGAACTGGCGAAGTACGACATCACGCAGATCGCTGCTACCGGCGCGAGCTTCGTGCTGGGCAAACTGGTGCGTGAAGGCGCGGACTGGAACTTCGTGGCAATTGGCGAATCGGACGCTGGCGAGCTGGGCGCGTTGGCGACACGCTTCGGCCTTGCCGTAGCGGCCTGA
- a CDS encoding DUF475 domain-containing protein has product MKTLPWIIAAVGLLAAFARGGSAALVVAALLSVMEVSLSFDNAVVNAAVLRRMDSKWQQRFLTWGILIAVVGMRLVFPILIVAIAAGLGVMQVAVMAVDDPARYAVHLKEAHTGIAAFGGLFLLLVFLGFVCDEMKEVHWIGWVERKLASLGRLEAVEVAVSLVVLLLVQFALPENERLTVMIAGVAGVATFVAVKGFAGLCGDPDAAVGMATRTGAAGFLYLEVLDASFSLDGVIGAFAITTDIVVIMIGLAIGAMFVRSMTVYLVRQGTLEEYRYLEHGAHWGIGALAAIMLVSMRVDVPEVVTGLIGVSLIGLSLLSSIRHRRRAHAG; this is encoded by the coding sequence ATGAAAACCTTGCCATGGATCATTGCCGCCGTCGGCCTCCTCGCGGCGTTTGCCAGGGGTGGCTCCGCCGCCCTCGTCGTCGCTGCCCTCCTGTCGGTCATGGAGGTGTCGCTGTCGTTCGACAACGCGGTGGTCAACGCCGCCGTGCTGCGGCGTATGGACTCCAAGTGGCAGCAGCGGTTCCTGACCTGGGGCATTCTCATCGCCGTGGTCGGGATGCGGTTGGTGTTCCCGATCCTCATCGTCGCGATCGCGGCCGGGTTGGGCGTGATGCAGGTCGCCGTCATGGCGGTGGACGATCCGGCCCGGTACGCCGTCCACCTGAAGGAAGCGCACACAGGAATCGCCGCGTTTGGCGGGCTTTTCCTGTTGCTCGTGTTCCTCGGCTTCGTGTGCGACGAGATGAAGGAGGTCCACTGGATTGGGTGGGTCGAGCGCAAGCTGGCGTCGCTCGGGCGGTTGGAAGCAGTCGAGGTCGCGGTCTCCCTTGTGGTTCTGTTGCTCGTGCAATTCGCGCTGCCCGAGAATGAGCGGCTCACCGTGATGATCGCAGGGGTAGCGGGGGTAGCCACATTTGTCGCTGTCAAGGGTTTCGCCGGGCTATGCGGCGACCCCGACGCGGCCGTGGGCATGGCGACTCGCACCGGAGCGGCCGGTTTCCTGTACCTCGAGGTACTCGACGCAAGCTTCTCGCTGGACGGGGTGATCGGGGCGTTCGCCATCACCACCGACATCGTGGTCATCATGATCGGCCTGGCCATCGGGGCCATGTTCGTCCGGAGCATGACCGTCTACCTGGTGCGCCAGGGGACGCTGGAGGAGTACCGGTACCTGGAGCACGGCGCGCACTGGGGCATCGGGGCGCTGGCCGCGATCATGCTGGTCAGCATGCGTGTGGACGTGCCCGAGGTCGTAACCGGGTTGATCGGCGTGTCCCTGATCGGGTTGTCCCTGCTCTCGTCGATCCGGCACCGTCGGAGGGCACATGCCGGATGA
- a CDS encoding helix-turn-helix transcriptional regulator: MPDDRPQEDGLLKPGQVADMLRVTKRTLWRMAKQDGFPLPVRFSRKTVRWRAAEIQQYIAALQCEPLP; encoded by the coding sequence ATGCCGGATGACCGCCCGCAGGAGGACGGGCTGTTGAAGCCTGGGCAAGTCGCTGACATGCTTCGGGTGACAAAGCGGACGCTCTGGCGGATGGCAAAGCAGGACGGGTTTCCCCTGCCTGTGCGGTTCAGCCGAAAGACGGTCCGGTGGCGGGCGGCCGAGATTCAGCAATACATTGCGGCCCTCCAGTGCGAGCCGCTGCCGTGA
- a CDS encoding thermonuclease family protein, with protein MTSLLYVFALCTAIDGDTLRCSDERVRLARIDTPERREAGFQEATDAMRLLIEGKTVRCVVSKREKYGRLLGECSTPDTPSLSDAILRSGLADRYRGR; from the coding sequence GTGACCTCCCTCCTCTACGTCTTCGCCCTCTGCACCGCCATTGACGGCGACACCCTCCGCTGCAGCGACGAGCGCGTCCGCCTGGCTCGGATTGATACGCCGGAGCGGCGGGAGGCCGGGTTTCAGGAGGCGACGGACGCCATGCGTCTGCTGATCGAGGGGAAGACGGTTCGCTGCGTCGTGAGCAAACGTGAGAAGTACGGTCGGCTGCTGGGGGAGTGCTCGACGCCCGACACGCCGTCACTCAGCGACGCGATTTTGCGGAGCGGGTTGGCAGACCGGTATCGGGGGCGGTGA
- a CDS encoding putative sensor domain DACNV-containing protein has translation MAKHNTVVRHLVGYDAPQIPNSMCGPDALAELLVHARKWRKEAFGEDGGAGDAAAKLTDDGLRKLISLTFYTSLLPEEGRYPRFKLVCRRGRSEQTVARFDPVSLSESQLHRLAPACTRPDCALLVTEGESGLFCDGVERVGGLAYSVQPGRIGVLAEGRAAELLVEVFGPGHFRATEVYPGYEYKAGKVRALTGFDAPPAAKSLVKAVQGRILKSLDKSDEERNSGISIDVQTAVLYVLARMLRAAVEARHGGAFVLLPPGVTKPESCKLRVLHRTTDLHLGRDLEEHCAACQDADGRRSSIATAEQSRAKLLTNADMVANFSMVDGCVVLGQDLRVFGFGAKIEVTSKAASDGLKFTNVESGEVFENHEFMKALGGTRHQSVARLCQAHPGVMVYTVSQDGDLKLFSSDAKHAYVYGPLDLPTIDGEVIVT, from the coding sequence ATGGCCAAGCACAATACGGTTGTCCGGCATCTCGTCGGGTACGATGCGCCGCAGATCCCAAATTCGATGTGTGGCCCCGACGCGCTCGCCGAGCTCCTCGTACACGCACGAAAATGGAGAAAAGAGGCGTTCGGTGAGGATGGCGGTGCAGGTGACGCCGCTGCAAAACTGACCGACGACGGCTTACGGAAACTGATCAGCTTGACGTTCTACACAAGTCTGCTTCCTGAGGAGGGGCGATACCCACGCTTCAAACTGGTCTGCCGACGGGGGAGATCAGAGCAGACGGTGGCCAGATTTGATCCGGTGTCTTTAAGCGAATCGCAACTTCACCGCCTCGCTCCGGCTTGCACCCGGCCAGACTGTGCATTGCTCGTCACCGAAGGCGAGAGCGGGCTATTCTGCGACGGTGTAGAGCGCGTCGGAGGACTGGCTTACTCGGTCCAGCCCGGGCGTATTGGTGTCTTGGCTGAGGGGCGAGCGGCGGAGTTGCTGGTCGAAGTGTTCGGCCCGGGGCACTTCCGCGCGACAGAGGTGTACCCGGGATACGAGTATAAGGCCGGCAAGGTTCGTGCCCTCACGGGTTTCGACGCCCCACCCGCGGCGAAATCGCTCGTGAAGGCCGTACAGGGTCGGATTTTGAAATCGCTGGACAAAAGCGACGAGGAACGGAACTCAGGCATTTCAATCGATGTGCAGACGGCGGTGCTTTACGTGCTGGCGAGAATGCTCCGAGCCGCCGTCGAGGCGCGCCACGGTGGCGCGTTCGTCTTACTCCCACCGGGGGTAACCAAACCGGAAAGCTGTAAGTTGCGGGTGCTTCATCGCACCACGGATCTTCACCTGGGGAGGGATCTGGAGGAACACTGCGCGGCTTGCCAGGATGCAGACGGGCGAAGAAGCTCAATCGCGACGGCCGAGCAGTCACGCGCAAAGCTGCTGACCAACGCGGACATGGTCGCGAATTTCAGCATGGTCGATGGGTGCGTCGTTCTCGGCCAGGACCTGCGCGTGTTTGGATTCGGGGCCAAGATTGAAGTTACTTCCAAAGCCGCAAGTGACGGCCTGAAGTTTACGAACGTCGAAAGTGGCGAGGTCTTCGAGAACCACGAGTTCATGAAGGCGCTCGGCGGCACACGTCACCAGTCAGTCGCACGACTCTGCCAGGCTCACCCAGGCGTCATGGTGTACACCGTGTCCCAAGACGGGGATCTGAAGCTCTTCAGCTCCGATGCAAAACATGCCTACGTGTATGGACCGCTCGACCTGCCCACGATCGACGGGGAGGTCATCGTAACGTAG
- a CDS encoding DEAD/DEAH box helicase family protein has protein sequence MELSPTGLKAKAHDLIAAIRTLKTVEREQRPPTDDEMQALRRFGGFGPVALHIFPDPATSLFKNGWEDTGRELRALLTPSEYDSAKRTVFTQFFTSPTVVASIYSALSRFGVPAGATVLEPGCGTGLFMTGQHRYLGVEMDAVSGRIARLLHPQADIRIENFRDTKLPPLDAVIGNVPFADLKLELNGEKLSLHDYFIAKSVDALKPGGVLAVVTSHYTLDKQNASARESLASKADFLGAIRLPSDAFKREGTAVVTDILFLRKREPGQEPKHADPAWTGTGPLMVEDATVAVNRYFLTHPEMVLGQWSRKDTLYGGEGYSVTGTGDLASQLRIAVGKLPRFEPTRVEAQSVRPPPLKHESSVCDSAQVSKFVPPPPLKHIAEGSFFVHDKRIHQMVDGKAEPVVYGGGELWAGGALSGRRMGDLIELRDLARRVLQSQNEGWPEANREHVRRSLNAAYDRFHSAYGPINKTTFSETATATIRRMPNLVKFREDPDAMLVMSLEEYDEATGKATKAAIMRQDVVGPKPAVTRVTTAEEGLLVSLDQRGGIDLPFIAGLYGKPEAEIVRELGDLIYRDPESKRWETADAYLSGNVRAKLAAAEKAGPEFARNADALRQVQPEDVLPGDIDANLGAPWIPASDIQAFAAELFGVPAESVKVGHLKKDAVWSVEPDYRALNSVAATADYGTGRINGTALLDQALNMKTPVIYDTITSATGGDQRVVNTTETLAAKEKQRQIKERFRQWIFADPDRTELLVRDYNDAFNNLRPRLFDGSHLDFPGMSKAFELRQHQKDAVWRCMTGGNTLLAHVVGAGKTACMVTSAMKMRQAGLAKKPMVVVPNHMLEQITREWLQIYPNARILTASKDDFTKERRKYLTAKIATGDWDGIVVTHSGFERMGMSSEFQERFLREQIAEYESLLVDKASKGRNIIKTLEKQKAAREERLKSLLAEDKKDDGLVFDELGVDQVFIDEAHYFKNLETPTKMERVAGIQTGGSERAFDLYMKCRYLDEQHAGRGTVFATGTPISNTMVEMYTMQRFLDPAGLRSRGIEHFDAWAATFGEVVEAMEISPDGATLKPRSRFAKFVNLPELVQMFRAFADVQTADMLNLPRPTLEGGKPQTVACPMSDAQCEAQAALVARYEKIRNERVDPRIDNALAITTDGRKLALDGRMLGAGGDFPDSKVNALVRNVVCIWKKTEDRRGTQMVFCDMGVHPNPFSVYDEIASKLADHGIPASQIAVIGDADTDAKKNALFEKVRQGTVRVLIGSTSKMGTGTNVQKRLVALHHLDAPWKPAEVEQREGRILRQGNTNAEVAIYRYVTEGSFDAYMWQALETKAKFIAQIMTGDCAVRKAEDIGGQELSYAEVKAIASGNPAVLTLAETDAELQRLAILRKNHHDEQFLARRNIKELPDRIRSLTGRIEKLGQDMATLEAHQGDRVTVGNRTLSNADAVEALTARMERLPQHVSEHRTVPVGTYRGLAYGFLLHPLGGMETYLDGQVMRRAELRDGAGARAALNAVERIAAGYGLERERAEQDKDVAEGQLADYQTRIGAVFRHAEYERQLADLRDKLKAGLSEKEPKEGEPTVAELDARIKTLRASNAVEATPARVGSKPQTRAEKPVTARITRPEPVAEPQPVVEPVQAAPPADDESDDTPGGNVIALPPAPKPPAPTHAGQVTQRRKPQQLSLF, from the coding sequence ATGGAACTTTCCCCGACCGGCCTGAAGGCCAAAGCCCACGACTTGATCGCCGCCATCCGCACGCTGAAAACCGTCGAGCGGGAGCAGCGACCGCCCACCGACGACGAGATGCAGGCCCTCCGCCGGTTCGGCGGGTTTGGCCCCGTCGCCCTGCACATCTTCCCCGACCCCGCCACGAGCCTGTTCAAGAACGGCTGGGAAGACACCGGCCGCGAGCTGCGGGCCCTCCTCACCCCCTCCGAGTACGACAGCGCCAAGCGCACCGTCTTCACCCAGTTCTTCACTTCCCCCACAGTCGTCGCGTCTATCTACTCGGCCCTTTCGCGTTTCGGCGTCCCAGCCGGCGCCACCGTGCTCGAACCGGGGTGCGGCACCGGGCTGTTCATGACCGGCCAGCACCGTTACCTCGGGGTGGAGATGGACGCCGTGTCAGGCCGCATCGCCCGCCTGCTGCACCCGCAGGCCGACATCCGCATCGAGAACTTCCGGGACACCAAGCTGCCGCCGCTGGACGCGGTGATCGGCAACGTGCCGTTCGCCGACCTGAAACTGGAACTGAACGGCGAGAAACTCTCCCTGCACGACTACTTCATCGCCAAGTCGGTGGACGCGCTCAAGCCGGGCGGGGTACTGGCCGTCGTCACGTCGCACTACACGCTGGACAAGCAAAACGCCTCCGCCCGCGAGTCGCTGGCCTCCAAGGCTGACTTCCTCGGAGCAATCCGGCTGCCGTCCGACGCCTTCAAGCGGGAGGGCACGGCCGTCGTCACCGACATCCTGTTCCTGCGGAAGCGTGAGCCGGGCCAGGAACCGAAACACGCCGACCCGGCATGGACGGGAACCGGCCCGCTGATGGTCGAGGACGCCACCGTGGCGGTGAACCGCTACTTCCTGACGCACCCGGAAATGGTGCTCGGCCAGTGGAGCCGCAAGGACACGCTCTATGGCGGGGAGGGGTACAGCGTCACCGGCACCGGCGACCTCGCCTCCCAGCTCCGCATCGCCGTCGGCAAACTGCCCCGGTTCGAACCGACGCGGGTGGAGGCGCAAAGCGTCAGGCCGCCGCCGCTCAAGCATGAAAGTTCAGTTTGCGATTCCGCGCAAGTTAGCAAGTTCGTCCCGCCCCCGCCGCTCAAGCACATCGCCGAGGGCAGCTTCTTCGTCCACGACAAGCGCATTCACCAGATGGTGGACGGGAAGGCAGAGCCCGTCGTCTACGGCGGCGGGGAGCTGTGGGCGGGCGGTGCGCTCAGCGGCCGCAGGATGGGCGATCTGATCGAACTCCGCGACCTCGCCCGCCGCGTCCTCCAATCCCAGAACGAGGGCTGGCCGGAAGCCAACCGCGAGCATGTCCGCCGGTCGCTGAACGCCGCTTACGACCGCTTCCACTCCGCCTACGGGCCAATCAACAAGACCACGTTCAGCGAAACTGCAACCGCCACCATCCGCCGGATGCCCAACCTGGTGAAATTCCGGGAAGACCCGGACGCCATGCTGGTCATGTCGCTGGAGGAGTACGACGAGGCCACGGGTAAGGCGACGAAGGCCGCGATCATGCGCCAGGACGTGGTGGGGCCGAAGCCGGCTGTCACCCGCGTCACCACCGCTGAGGAGGGGCTGCTCGTGTCCCTCGACCAGCGGGGCGGTATCGACCTGCCGTTTATCGCCGGGCTGTACGGCAAGCCGGAGGCGGAGATCGTCCGCGAGCTAGGCGACCTGATCTACCGCGACCCGGAGTCGAAGCGGTGGGAGACGGCCGACGCCTACCTGTCGGGCAACGTCCGGGCCAAGCTGGCCGCAGCCGAGAAGGCCGGGCCGGAGTTCGCCCGCAACGCCGACGCCCTCCGACAGGTGCAGCCCGAGGACGTGCTGCCCGGCGACATCGACGCCAACCTCGGCGCGCCGTGGATTCCGGCGAGCGACATCCAGGCGTTCGCGGCCGAGCTGTTCGGCGTGCCGGCCGAGTCGGTGAAGGTCGGGCACCTGAAGAAGGACGCCGTGTGGAGCGTCGAGCCGGACTACCGGGCGCTAAACTCGGTGGCAGCGACCGCCGACTACGGCACCGGCCGCATCAACGGCACCGCGCTGCTCGACCAGGCGCTCAACATGAAAACACCCGTCATCTACGACACGATCACGTCGGCGACCGGCGGAGACCAGCGGGTGGTGAACACGACCGAGACGCTGGCGGCGAAGGAAAAGCAGCGGCAGATCAAGGAGCGGTTCCGCCAGTGGATCTTCGCCGACCCCGACCGCACCGAGCTGCTGGTGCGGGACTACAACGACGCCTTCAACAACCTCCGCCCCCGCCTGTTCGACGGATCGCACCTCGATTTCCCAGGGATGAGCAAGGCGTTCGAGTTGCGGCAACACCAGAAGGATGCCGTCTGGCGGTGCATGACGGGCGGCAACACCCTGCTGGCACACGTCGTCGGAGCTGGGAAAACCGCCTGCATGGTCACCTCAGCAATGAAGATGCGGCAGGCCGGGCTTGCCAAGAAACCGATGGTGGTGGTCCCCAACCACATGCTGGAGCAGATCACCCGCGAGTGGCTGCAGATTTACCCGAACGCCCGCATTCTGACCGCGTCGAAGGACGACTTCACCAAGGAGCGGCGGAAGTACCTGACGGCGAAGATCGCCACCGGCGACTGGGACGGCATCGTGGTCACCCACTCCGGGTTCGAGCGGATGGGCATGTCCAGCGAGTTCCAGGAGCGATTCCTCCGCGAGCAGATCGCCGAGTACGAGTCGCTGCTGGTGGACAAGGCGTCGAAGGGCCGGAACATCATCAAGACGCTGGAGAAGCAGAAGGCTGCCCGCGAGGAGCGGCTCAAGTCCCTCTTGGCCGAGGACAAGAAGGACGACGGGCTGGTGTTCGACGAGCTGGGCGTTGACCAGGTGTTCATCGACGAGGCCCACTACTTCAAGAACCTCGAAACCCCGACCAAGATGGAGCGGGTCGCGGGCATCCAGACCGGCGGCTCGGAGCGGGCGTTCGACCTGTACATGAAGTGCCGCTACCTGGACGAGCAGCACGCAGGCCGCGGCACCGTGTTCGCCACCGGCACCCCGATCAGCAACACGATGGTCGAGATGTACACCATGCAGCGGTTTCTCGACCCGGCGGGCCTCCGCTCCCGCGGCATCGAGCACTTCGACGCCTGGGCGGCCACCTTCGGCGAGGTGGTCGAGGCGATGGAGATCAGCCCGGACGGCGCCACGCTCAAGCCCCGCAGCCGGTTCGCCAAGTTCGTGAACCTGCCCGAGTTGGTACAGATGTTCCGGGCGTTCGCCGACGTGCAGACGGCGGACATGCTGAACCTGCCCCGGCCAACCCTGGAGGGCGGCAAGCCGCAGACGGTCGCCTGCCCGATGTCGGACGCCCAGTGCGAGGCCCAGGCCGCGCTAGTGGCCCGGTACGAGAAGATCCGCAACGAGCGGGTGGACCCGCGCATCGACAACGCCCTGGCCATCACCACCGATGGCCGCAAGCTCGCCCTCGACGGCCGGATGCTCGGTGCGGGAGGTGACTTCCCCGACTCGAAGGTGAACGCGCTGGTGCGGAACGTCGTCTGCATCTGGAAGAAGACCGAGGACCGCCGGGGCACGCAGATGGTGTTCTGCGACATGGGCGTCCACCCCAACCCGTTCTCTGTGTACGACGAGATCGCCTCGAAGCTCGCCGACCACGGCATCCCCGCCAGCCAGATCGCTGTCATTGGCGACGCCGACACCGACGCGAAGAAAAACGCCCTGTTCGAGAAGGTGCGGCAGGGCACGGTGCGGGTGCTGATCGGCAGCACCTCGAAGATGGGCACCGGCACCAACGTGCAGAAGCGTCTAGTGGCCCTCCACCACCTGGACGCCCCGTGGAAGCCCGCCGAGGTGGAGCAGCGGGAGGGCCGCATCCTCCGGCAGGGGAACACGAACGCGGAAGTCGCCATCTACCGTTACGTCACCGAGGGGAGCTTCGACGCCTACATGTGGCAAGCGCTGGAAACGAAGGCGAAGTTCATCGCCCAGATCATGACCGGCGACTGCGCGGTGCGGAAGGCGGAAGACATCGGCGGGCAAGAACTCAGCTACGCCGAGGTGAAGGCCATCGCGTCCGGGAACCCGGCCGTGCTCACACTGGCCGAGACCGACGCCGAGTTGCAGCGGCTGGCCATCCTGCGGAAGAATCACCACGACGAGCAATTCCTCGCGCGGCGGAACATCAAGGAGCTTCCCGACCGCATCCGCAGCCTGACCGGGCGAATCGAGAAGCTGGGGCAGGACATGGCTACGCTGGAAGCCCATCAGGGCGACCGGGTCACGGTCGGCAACCGCACGCTCTCGAACGCCGACGCGGTGGAGGCACTGACCGCACGGATGGAGCGCTTGCCGCAGCACGTCAGCGAGCACCGCACCGTCCCCGTCGGCACCTACCGCGGGCTTGCTTACGGCTTCCTCCTGCACCCGCTGGGCGGCATGGAGACCTACCTCGACGGCCAAGTCATGCGGCGAGCCGAGTTGCGGGACGGAGCCGGGGCGCGGGCGGCGCTGAACGCGGTGGAACGCATCGCCGCGGGCTACGGGCTGGAAAGGGAGCGTGCCGAGCAGGACAAGGACGTGGCGGAAGGGCAGCTCGCCGATTACCAGACCCGCATCGGGGCGGTGTTCCGGCACGCCGAGTACGAAAGGCAGCTAGCTGACCTGCGGGACAAGTTGAAGGCTGGGCTTTCGGAGAAGGAACCGAAGGAGGGCGAGCCGACCGTGGCCGAACTGGACGCGCGGATCAAAACGCTGCGGGCGTCGAACGCTGTCGAAGCCACCCCGGCGCGGGTCGGGAGTAAGCCGCAGACGCGGGCGGAAAAGCCGGTGACGGCGCGAATCACGAGGCCCGAGCCGGTCGCCGAGCCGCAGCCAGTTGTCGAGCCGGTGCAGGCGGCCCCACCCGCCGACGACGAGTCCGACGACACGCCGGGAGGGAACGTCATCGCGCTGCCGCCCGCGCCGAAACCGCCAGCCCCAACGCACGCCGGGCAGGTGACGCAGCGCCGCAAGCCGCAACAACTCAGCCTGTTTTAA